GGGTAATACAGGAACCGGTGCGGACTTTCGCCATGCTCGTCGGCGGGCAGACCCGAACAGGTGAGCAGCTCGTACCACAACCGCAACGCCTCACCGATCGGCACGCGATAGTCCTTGTCGCCGTGGATGACCAGCATCGGGGTGGCGATGTCAGCGACGAACCGGTGCGGGGAATTGCGCTGGGCCATCTCGGGCGTCATCTCGCGAGCCCACCAGTACGCACCGTCGGTGGTGGGCCCGAACTGGTCCAGCGCCCACAGGCTGGCGTGCGTGACGATCGCATCGAACCGGTCGGTGTGCCCGGCGATCCAGTTGGCCATGTATCCGCCGAACGACCCGCCCATCGCCGCGGTCCGGGACGCGTCCACCCGCGGATGCGCACACGCCGCGTCGGTCGCAACCATCAGGTCGGTGAAGGGATCATCACCCCACGATCCCCAGCCGCGGGCGATGAAGTCCTGGCCGTAGCCGGTGGACAGCCCCGGATCGGGCATCAGCACCGCGTAGCCCTGCGCGGTGAGTAGCCACGGGTTCCACCGCCAATGCCAGCTGTTCCAACTCCCCAGCGGCCCGCCGTGGATCCACAACACCAGTGGGGCAGGCTCGTCGCCTTCCGGCAGGGTGAGCCAAGACCGGATCGGGGTTCCGTCGGCGGCGGTCGCGGTCAGCTCGGTGAGCATGCCGGGTAGTTCCGGCGCATCGAAGCACGGCAGCACGGTGACGGTGCCATCCGGATCGAGGCGAATCGGATGGGCCGGCACCGCATAGGAGCTACGCAGCGCGTAGATCACTCCGTCGGGCGCGGGCCGCACATCGGTGTAGGTGAAGTCGTCGTCGGTCAGCCGGGTGACCACGCCGGAGGCGGGGTCGACGGAGAAGATCGGACCACGGCCGCCGTCGTCGGCCGTCACGATGAGCGACGACGAGTCGGGTGTCCAGGCCACCGAGGACGGCCAGCGGTCCCAATCGGCGGTCAACTCCACGGTATCTTCACCGAACCGCATGCAGCACAACGTGATCCGCGGTGGCGCGGTGGGAGTGGAATGGGTTTCCCTGGTGAAGGCCACCGCGCTGCCGTCCGGCGCGATCGCGGGGCGTTCCAGGTCAGCATCGGGTTCCTCGGCGATGGTGGTGTGCTCCCCGGTGACCCGGTCGATGCGCACCAGGGCCACCCGCAGGGCGGTGCCAGGACCCGGCGCCTGCCAGGACGTCACCACGAATCCGCCGTCGGCGCTGAGATCGAAGGTCGTCTCCCGCAACGCCGCGCCGGGCGCGGCGGTCAGATCCCGTGGCCCCTCGGCATCGAGGAGGTGCGGTTGGTCCGGGCCGAGATCGTGATCCCAGTGCCGGACGGGATAGCCGGTGTGCAGGATCGCCGACACCTTGTTGTCCTTACGCGCCTCGCGCCGGGTCTTGTCGTCGTCGACTCCGGTCGACGACGGCAGCAACGACGCGGTCACGACGGTGGCGTCGGCGGCCCGGGCGCTGGCCACGCCGGCGACGCCACCGGGCATCGCCAGGGCCTCGAATGCCTCTCCACCGCTCGCCGGCAGACGCCACAGGGCTGCGGGCGCCTTGTCCTCGTCCTCGCCGGGGCGCACCGCGATGAACAGCAGGTCTCCCCCGGCAGTGAACGCCGGTGCCGACTCCCCCTTGATCCCGTGGGTCAACCGGCGCGCGGGTTCGATGCCCGCGGGATCCAATTCCCATATCGCACTGAGGAATTCGGTGCGCTTGTCGTTGAGCCTGCTCACCGTGGTGACCACCCGCGAGCCGTCGGGCGACACCGCCAGTCCTGACACCCGGGGCAGCGCGAGGTAATCGTCCAGATCGTCGAACGCCGTCATGGCTCCCCACCGTAATGGCGCGGCCCGTACCGGAGTCCGGTACGGGCCGCGTGGCATGGCTTTTTCCCCAGTCGGTCAGACCACTTCGGTGATCTTGCCGGTGACGTCGGCTCGCACCTGCTTGCTGCTGCGCTCGCCCTGGACGTTGATGAACATGACCACGTTCGCGTCGAACGGGATGTTGCGCTTGATGCTGACGGTCTGGACCTTGCCGTCAGGAATCGCGCTTGCCGACACGGCACCCTCGATCGCCGCGGCAATCGCACTGCCGGGTACGTCGGAGGTGGCGAACAGGTTCTGCTGCAACGCCTCGGTGTCGTCGTCGTAGTCGATCGGACGAGAGGGTGCGACCGCACCGGACGTGTAGCTCCACTCGTTCAGCTCGGTCGGGGCGTTCGGGTTGATGGCCTCCACCTTGATCACGCCCGGCGTGATCACCACATCGACCACCTGCATCGGGTTGCCGCCGACCTTCTCGGCGATCGCCGCATAGGCGTTGTCGATGCCCTCGGCGGTGAACAAGTTGCCCGAGACCGCTTCGGTGATCTTCTCGGTCCCCGAGGTGACGACCTTTTCGGCCGCACCGGCGGCGGCGTCCCTGATCTCGGTGACCTTCGAGCAGCCACTCAGCGCCGAGGCGGCCATGAGTGCCGCACCGATCGCGATGCCGAAGCGGGTGAGTTTCATCGGATCCTCTCATTCATTCCATCCCGGCGACGCGGCACGGGAACCCGTCCACACACCGTGTGGACGCTGGAAGGCTACCCACTGAGACATCGGTCGAGTGAGTCACCTCACCCGGCCCGCTAGATTCGACGAATGGCACAGTCCATCCTCGTGGTCGGGGCCGGCATCACCGGCCTGGCCACCGCGATCGCCCTGCAGCGCCACGGGTATGAGGTGTCGGTGGCCGAGGCCCGCCGGGACGTGAGCCCGGGCGCGGGAATCAGCTTGTGGCCCAACGCATTGGCCGCGCTCGACGAGATCGGGCTCGGCGAGCAGGTGCGCGCTGCGGGTGGCCGGGTCACCGCGGGGGCACTGCGCTGGCGCGACGGCGCGTGGTTGCGCCGGCCGGCCGCGGAGCGGTTCACCCGGGCGCTGGGCGAACCGCTGGTGGTGATCAGGCGCGCAGTGCTGACCGAGATCCTCACCGGGGCACTGCGTCCCGGGACTGTCGACTACGAGCTGACCGCCCGCGACCTCACGCTCGGCACCTCCGGCGTGCGAGTGACGTTCTCCGACGGTTCGGTTCGGGAGGCGGACGGCGTCGTCGGCGCGGACGGTGTCGACTCGATGGTGGCCCGTCATCTGAACGGAGCCCTGCCCCGCCGGTATGCCGGCTACACGGCCTGGCGGGCGGTGGCGAGCTGTCCACTCGACCCCGAACTGTCGGGCGAGACACTCGGCCCCGGCTCACAGGTCGGACACGTCCCGCTCGGCGATGAGCACACGTACTGGTTCGCCACCCAGCGGGCGCCACGGGGCCAAGCCGCACCCGACGGCGAGTTGACCCACCTCCGGCAGCATTTCGCCTCGTGGGCCGAGCCGATCCCGGCGCTGCTGGCCACAACCGACCCCGAACAGGTGCTGCGGAATGACCTCTATGACCGTGCCGCCGCCCGCTGCTGGGCCCGGGGCCCGGTGGTGATCGCCGGCGACGCGGCCCATCCGATGCGCCCACATCTGGGTCAGGGGGGCTGCCAGGGGCTGGAGGATGCCGCCGTCCTGGGCGCGCTCGCGGCTCGAAGCCCCGACCTCGCGAGCGCCTTCGCCCGCTTCGCGACCGTGCGCCGCAGGCGGGCCATGGCGATCGTGCGGGAATCCCAGTTGATCGGCCGGGTGGTCAACCTGCGCCCGCCGGCACTGGGCGCGGCAGCGGCCCGGGCCTCCGTGTTGATACCCGAGTTCGCGCTGACCCGGCACCTGGCTTCGATCGCGGCGCGCGGGGCGTTCACCCCGGTGCGCTGATCTCAGCGGGGCGCCCCGAACGCGGCCAGCGGATCGAGGAACGTCGTGCAGATCCGGCGCAGGTCGAAGATTCCCAGCACGGCCCCGGGACGTACCGCCTGGCAACCCGTCGGCGCGCTCGGGGCGGCCCAACCGGCCGGCATCCCGCCGCGGGGCCCGCACTTCGGCCACGCGCCGATCCCCTGCGTCGCCAGCACGTTCTCGGCCACCCGGATCTGCTCCGACCGGGACGCTGCGGCAGGCGATCCGATACCGCCGTGCGCGGCCCAGGTGGCCGGTTTGAATTGCAGGCCGCCGTAGTGGCCGTTGCCGGTATCGGTCGACCAATTTCCGCCCGATTCGCATTCGGCGATCGCGTCCCAGTTCACCGTGTCCGCACCGGCAGGTGCGGTGGCGGCGAACAGGGGTGCGAACAGCAGGCCCGCCGACATAGCAGCAACCCAGAAAGCCCTGGTCAATACCTTTCGTGTGGTCATCTCACGGCCCTTCCCCGACCTTTGACACCAGGACCGCTGCAGATGCCGATCACGTTCGGGCAACTGTGCGGTCACTAATGGGTTCGTGTGACCAACGTCATGCGTTACACAGGAGGCTGAAGTTTTTCCGGAGGCTGTCGGTACTGGAGTAACCGGAGGGCTTTCTGATGAAACAGAAGCGGTGCCGGGCTGTTGCCCGGCACCGCTTCGTATCAAGTTGTGGTGGCGCAGGTTGTCCGACGCCGCGGACTAGCCGCGCTTGCCGCACACCGGCCAGGCGCCGATGCCCTGGGTGCGCAGCACGTTCTCGGCGACCCGGATCTGCTCCGACTTCGAAGCCTGATGGGGCATCCCGGCTCCGCCGTGCCCACGCCAGGTGCCCAGGGCGAACTGCAGACCACCGTAGTAGCCGTTACCGGTGTTGATCGCCCAGTTGCCGCCCGACTCGCACGCCGCGACGGCATCCCAGTTCACGCTGTCCGCATTGGCGGTACCGGCACCGAGTGCCACGGGAGCCACAGCGAGCGCTCCGGCGATGATGCCCAGCCCAAACGTCTTGCGGATGTTCTTCACTTCGTTCCTTTCGCCAAGCGCGCGCCATCGGCACCCGCTTGCGCGGGCGCGGCAGCCTGAATCAGGCCGGAGGGGTTGGTTCGCGCCGTCTCGGTCAGGCACGAAAGGGAGGGCCACAGTGCCCGGCCCGGGATCAGACCCAGGCCCCCGCGTCGGGCGTATTCGCCACCGCGGCCCCACTCACACGCAGGTTCTTGGTGTTGAAATTATTTGCTCCGTGTCGGAGTCGCTTCGGACCGTACAAAGGTCTCGAAGAGAAGTCATATCGATGTAGGAGCGATAGACGAAAGATCACGGATAGATAACGAGACGACGAACGAACCGTTTACGCAGGTCAGCGGCGCGCCCTCGCCGTTATCGTTTCGTGATCGGCGGCGACAATTCGTGAGGTAGATCACGCAATTTTTGTGAACTGGCCCACTTGAACCTGGGACGGCAAACCGCGCTCACCCCGCGCCCAGCGGCAAAACCGCTGGTAGATGCCATCGGCGAGTGTCACAGTGGGCCGTACGGCGGCAATCTGTTCGCTGCCGGACCACGGAATCCGCGGGACTCGTTGACTTCGAAATAACTTGCCGCACAGCGGATATGGCCAGCCAACAGTCACCACGGCCAACCCGACGATGGCCGGACCGGCGCCCACTCGGCGTGGCACTGGAAGACTAAACCCATTCCACTGCAACGGATTACAGAAGACGATCGAGAATCGTCAGTGCGGCCGGCCAACCCTGCTCCGCGCCGCTGAGTCGGTCCCGTCACACAAACCCTGCGGGTCAGAGTCCTTTTGTCAGAAATTCGACGCGGTCGACCGGCGTCCCAGCGAATTAGGTGGCGCACTTCCAAAGTCGGCGGCCCGGCGAATCACACTGAACCCCAGCGACTTTCAGGAACGACCGGAAGACCATCAGGGCTGACGTTTCCCGAATTCACCGAGCTTGGAGGCGGTGAAATACGTCCCAATTATCGGTCAATTATTTCGAAACGATAAATTCGGCCCAGTTCGCACACTTATTCGCAATTTGCTGGACTCAAACGGACCGCTCGCTGAGGTCCGCGGTGGTGTTGACATTCGTGAGCGCACGCTGCGGCGGCATGACGATGCGTTGCGTGTCCACCGACTCGGCCAGGGCCCGCATACTGCGCCGACCGTCGGCCACCAACACGGCGATCTGATCCGCGAGGGCGGTGCGGTAAACACCCGCCAGATAGTGGTCACGGCCGTCCCACGGCAGCACGATGTCGGCGGGCAACCGCTCGGCAGGTTCGGCGACAGCGTCGATGAGGTCCGCAGACAGGTAGGGCATGTCGACCGCGCACACGAAGGCCCGGTCCAAGCCGGCTTCCGCGGCCGCCCGCAGTCCGCGCCCGGTCGCCACCAGGGGCCCGACCCCGCGTACTTCGTCGCGCAGCACCTGGGCATTCAACTCGGGCAGCGGCTGGCCGGGCGCGGCGATCACGAACACCGGCGAACAGCGGGTGCTCACGGCCGCGACCACCCGCTCGACCATGGTCGAGCCGTCGAACGGCAGCGTCGCCTTGTCACGCCCCATACGGCGAGAAGCCCCGCCCGCCAGAACTACCGCGGCGAGCGGGGCTGTGCTCAGATCGTTTCGGTCAGCGCGATCAGTCGACGGTCCAGGTGTCTTTGCCACGCAGCAAGGATTGCAGAGCGGCGGTGTCATGGGGCTTGGATTCGATGGCCGTGTTCACCTGCTGACGCGCGGCGTCGTCGTACGTCGGCCGGCTGACCTTCCGGAAGATGCCCATCACCATGTGGTCGAGGTTCTGCTCGGACAGCCGCGACAGCGCGAATGCGTAAGCGGGGTCGTCGATCTCGGCGTTGTGCACCACGATGTCGGCGGCCGCGACGTCGGCGGTCTTGGCGACCTCCAGGCCATAACCGGACTTGACCACGCAGTACTCACCGTCGGTGCCGAACTTGATCGGCTCGCCGTGGCTGACGTTGATCAGCCGCTCCTCGGCGCCTTCCTTGCGCAGCGCGTCGAACGATCCGTCGTTGAAGATCGGGCAGTCCTGCATGATCTCCACCAGGGCGGCACCGCGGTGCTCAGCCGCACCACGCAGCACCTCGGACAGGCCCTTACGGTCGGAGTCCAGCGCGCGGCCGACGAACGTGGCCTCGGCACCCAGCGCCAGCGACACCGGGTTGAACGGGTAGTCCAGCGAGCCCATCGGGGTCGACTTCGTGATCTTGCCGACCTCGGACGTCGGCGAGTACTGGCCCTTGGTCAGACCGTAGATCCGGTTGTTGAACAGCAGGATCGTGATGTTCATGTTGCGGCGCAGTGCGTGGATCAGGTGGTTGCCACCGATCGACAAGGCGTCACCGTCACCGGTGACGACCCACACCGACAGATCCGGACGGGCCAGGGCCAGGCCGGTCGCGATGGTCGGGGCGCGGCCGTGGATGGAGTGGAAGCCGTAGGTCTCCAGGTAGTACGGGAACCGGCTGGAGCAGCCGATGCCACTGATGAAGGCGATGTTCTCGCGCTTCAGGCCGAGCTCCGGCAGGAAGTTCCGGATGGTGTTGAGGATGACGTAGTCACCGCAACCGGGGCACCAACGGACCTCCTGGTCACTGGTGAAGTCCTTGCCCTTCTGCGGCTGGTCGGTGGTGGGCACCAGGGCGTTCTTGTTCAACGGGGCTTCGCTCAGCCCGAGGTCCGCGCCGATCAGGTCAGTCATGCGTTCGCTCCCACAGCATTCGACTCAGTTGGTTCCTCGATGGTGGCCGCCGCCAGCTTCGCGAACTTGGCCTTGTCCGCTTCCTTCTCACCGAGCGTGCCATCCAGGGCCGCGTCGATGATGCCCTCGACCTCGTCGGCGAGGAAGGCCATGCCTTCCACCTTGGTCACCGACTGGACGTCGACCAAGTACCTGCCGCGCAGCAGCAGCGCCAATTGGCCGAGGTTCATCTCCGGCACCACGACCTTGGGGTAGCGGCGCAACACCTCACCGAGGTTGGCCGGGAACGGATTGAGGTGACGCAGATGGGCCTGGGCAACCTTGATTCCCTTGCGGCGGGCACGCCGGCAGGCCTCACCGATCGGGCCGTAGCTGCTGCCCCAGCCCAGCATGAGCAGCTCGGCATCGCCGGTGGGGTCGTCGACCTCAAGATCCGGCACGGTGATGCCGGCGATCTTCTCCTGGCGCAACCGGACCATGAGGTCGTGGTTCTTGGGCTCGTACGAGATGTTGCCCGAACCGTTGGCGGCCTCCAGACCGCCGATCCGGTGCTCCAGACCCGGGGTGCCGGGCACCGCGAACTGACGGGCCAGGGTCTCGGGATCGCGCGCATACGGCGCGAACGGCTCGCCCGACTTGGCGAACTTGTGCTCGATCGGCGGGTAGGTGCTGATATCCGGGATCTGCCAGGGCTCGGAGCCGTTGGCCACCGCACCGTCGGACAGGATGATGACCGGGGTGTGGTAGTGGACCGCGATGCGCGAGGCCTCCACTGCGATGTCGAAGCAATCCGACGGCGACTTCGGGGCCAGCACTGCGACCGGGGACTCACCGTTGCGGCCGAACAGCGCCTGCAGCAGGTCGGCCTGCTCGGTCTTGGTCGGCAGACCCGTCGACGGGCCGCCGCGCTGCACGTCGATGATGATCAGCGGCAGCTCGGTCATCACGGCCAGGCCGATCGCCTCGGACTTGAGCGAGACGCCCGGGCCCGAGGTGCTGGTGACGCCCAGCGCCCCGCCGTAGGAAGCGCCGATGGCCGCGCCGATGCCGGCGATCTCGTCCTCGGCCTGGAAGGTCAGGACGTTGAAGTTCTTGTGCTTGGACAGCTCGTGCAGGATGTCCGACGCCGGGGTGATCGGGTAGGTGCCCAGCACCACCTGGATCTGGGCCAGGTGTCCGGCGGTCACGATGCCGTAGGCCAGCGCGGTGTTACCCGAGATCTGCCGGTATTCACCGGACTTGAGCTTCGCCGGTGACACCTCGTAGGTGGTGGCGAAGGCCTCGGTGGTCTCCCCGTAGTTCCAGCCCGCCTTCAGCGCCAGGACGTTGGCCTCGGCCACGTCGGGCTTGCGGGAGAACTTCTCGCGGATGAACGCCTCGCTGTGCTCGAGCTCGCGGCCGTACATCCACGAGAGCAGGCCGAGGGCGAACATGTTCTTGGCGCGCTGACCGTCCTTCTTGGTCGCGCCGATCACCTCGACGGCGCCGAGGGTCAGCGTGGTCATCGCGACGGAGGTCACCACGTAGTCGGACAACGTGTCATCCTCTAGCGGATTGTTGTCGTATCCGACCTTGGCGAGGTTGCGCTTGGTGAACTCATCAGAGTTGGCGATGATCAGGCCGCCGCGGGGCAGGTCCGAGACATTGGCCTTGAGTGCGGCCGGGTTCATCGCCACGAGAACGTCGGGACGGTCACCGGCGGTGAGGATGTCGTAGTCGGCGATCTGGATCTGGAACGACGAGACACCGGGCAGGGTGCCCTGTGGCGCGCGGATCTCGGCCGGGTAATTGGGCTGCGTCGCCAGGTCGTTGCCGAACAGTGCAGCTTCGGAGGTGAAGCGGTCACCGGTCAGCTGCATACCGTCGCCGGAGTCGCCGGCGAAGCGGATGACCACCTTCTCGAGCTTCTGCCGCGGCGCGGCGCCATTGCCGTTGCCGTTCTCACCCACGGCTACCGCCTTTCACGCGTTCTTTCACCACGTTTTCCCGGGCGGCTGTCCTGTGACGCGCTGCCGGATAAAACGTCCACCGAATTTTGATGTCACTACCAGTACCGATTATTGCACTCCTCTTAGGCTGCACTTCACCGCGGCGTACCCCGACACGCGGGTGAGCTCACGCCGAAGTTGCTGTTCGTGGGCGTGAACAAGCCGGAATTGAGACAGAACTGTGGTTTTCGTCACGTTTAGGAGAACGTCATTCTCTAAGGAAAAAGCTACTGGCCGGTAGCTGGCTGCTAGCACCGGCAAGCAGAAACTTGACACGTGTCGAGTTTAGCCGCCCACCTGCGGCTACGCCAGATCGGGTGCCTCCGTGTGAATCCGCTTGTCCAGCTCCCTGGCCACCAATTCGCTTGCCGCCTCCGCGGCCCGCTTCGGATCATGCCCGGACGCGCGATGCGCGACATAACAGGCGGTGAACATGTCCCCCGCTCCCGTGGTTTGGACATCGAGAACCCGCCAGGCCGCCGGGACACGTTGCACCGCCCCCTCGATATAGATGTCGCATCCCTCCGAGCCGTAGGTCACCAGGATCTCCTCGACGCCGAGTCGCTCCGCGGTCGACGGGTCGAACGGGCCGTCGGCGACGATCACCGCCTCGTCCTCGGCCAGCTTCAGGATGTCGATGTCGGCGAGCAGGTCCGCGGGAAAGTGACGATCCTCGACCAACGGCCCCAATCGATCGGCCCGCACCAGGCCCTGCCCGTCGTAGGCGACGCGGTGACCACGCGCCGACAGGGCAGCCAACGTGTCGGCCGGAAAATCGGTGCGCAGCAGCGGGGCCAGGTGCACCCACGTCGTCATGGGATCGGCCAGTTCGATGTCCTCGGCGGTCCACATCGGGCCGATGGCCTGCACGCCCATATGCCGGTGATCGGTGTCGTCGTAGTCGAGACGAAACGAGCTCGTGGATTCCGACGGCAGGATCTGCACCATCGACCCGAACCGGGCGCGCAGCCCGTCGAACAGGGCGTGGTCGCGTTCGGCACCCATCGCGACGATCCGGCCGGCGCCGCCGGCCGCCTGCAATGCCACTCCGGCGAACGATGCACATCCCCCAGGGCTCGGCGGCGCGCCGTTGATGATGTCGATCGCGAGGTTGCCGAGCACGGTGACCCCAGGGACCAGCTCACGTGACATGGATGAAGTGTCCCGGTCCGCGCGATCGCCACACCGCCCGACCCCACCCGATCCACCAGCTGACGCCCAAATGTGACTCATGCCACACCTGACCACGTGGGCTGCCTCGACCGCCGAGCCAGGCTGAGCCGCAACGCTCACACCGGCAAGTTGTAGGGCGTGATCACCTGAATAGGTACGGGGCGCACCGGCTCACCCGGGAGCGCCCCATGCTGCTGCAGGATCAAACGCATGGCCAGCCGCGCATCGGCCCGCAGGTCGTTGTGCAGCACCGCCGAGATCTTGCCCTCGCGCAGCAGGCGGCGGTTGTCCACGTCGAGATCGTGGGCGACAAAGACCCGGCACTGCCGCCCGAGCTTCTCGAATGCCGCCACCGTGGCCGCGTTGCCGCCACCGGGTGAATAGACGGCCTCCACCGACGGGTGACGTTTCAGGGCGTCGAGCACCAACCGTTCGTTGGTCGCGTCGATGCCGTCGCTGTCGGTGACTTCCACGACCGCACGCCCCGAGCCGCGCAACCCCGACCGGAATCCCACCTCACGCTCACCTTCGCCACGAAACACCGTGCGGCTCAGCGTGATCAACACTGCGGAGGGGGTGGGACCGAGCCATTGCTCGATCAGATATGCAGCCGTCGTACCAGCGCCGTGGTTGTCGATGCCGACATAAGCACTGCGAGCGCTGGCGGGAATGTCGGTCGTGTAGGTCACCACCGGGACACCGGCGGCAACAAGGTGGTCGACCGCCTCGGCCACCTCGGGTTCGTCGGCTGCCTTGAGCACTACCCCGTGGCTGCTGCGAATACCCGTCAGCGTGTCCACCATCTGGGCGGTCGAGCCGGATTCCCACAGGTGGAAGCGGGCCCGCAACATGGCCGGGGCGAAGGTCGGCAATTCGGCCTCGACGGCAGCGCGAAACGCATCGGAGAACCGCTGGGGCGTCTGCATGACCACGTCGATGAGATAGCGACGACCGTTGAGCCGCAACTGAGCTCGCTGCTTGTCCAGATCGGCGATCGCTTGGCGAACTTCGGCGCGGGTGTTCTCTCGCACCCCGGGGCGGTCGTTGAGCACCCGGTCCACCGTGGCCTCACTCAAACCGCACTGCTGAGCGATTTCTCGGACCTTGTATCGGTGCGCCACTGCAGGCCTCCGCTCAACCTTGATGGTTTTTTGATGGCTTTTTGCCGTTGATTGTGTCACAAAGCACAGCAAGACTGTCAGCCATGACCGCGACATTCCGGAGCTCGCGCACCGGGCACCGAGCGTGGATCGAGGAGACCGACGGCTCACTCGACGACTTGCGCGACCAGGTGTCCCGCACCACCGACGCCACCGAATACCCTCTCGCCGCTGACATTCGGCACAACGTCCCGGTGTACTCGGCCGCGACGCTCGCCGACGCCGACCGCCGGGAACTTCAGGCTGAGCTGATCCGTGCGCTGGCCGACGGCCCGGGCGTCGTGATTTTCGAAGGAGCCTTCGAGGATGCCGTCGTCGACCGCGCCAGCGCAGCGTTCGTCGCACTGATCGACGCCCAGCGCGCCGAGGGCGCCGCCGCCGGTGACCATTTCGGTAAGGCCGGCGCCAACGACCGCATCTGGAATGCCGCGCAGAAGCTGGCCATGCACTCCCCCGGCGTGTACGCCGACTACTACGCCAACGAAGCCCTCGCCGTCGTCTCCCAGGCCTGGCTGGGCCCGCGCTACCAGGTCACCTCGCAGGTCAATGTCGTCAATCCCGGTGGCGCCGCGCAAGTTCCGCACCGCGACTATCACCTCGGTTTCGTCACCCCGGATCAGCTGGCGCACTACCCCGCGCATCTGCACCGGCTGTCGCCCGCGCTCACGTTGCAGGGCGCGGTTGCGCACTGTGACATGCCGCCGGCCAGCGGCCCGACCATGTTGCTGCCGTACTCGCAGACATTCGAGGCCGGGTACATCGCGTTCTACCGGCCCGAGTTCATCGAGTTCTTCGCCGCTCACCAGGTTCAGGTGCCG
The genomic region above belongs to Mycolicibacterium sp. HK-90 and contains:
- a CDS encoding transglycosylase family protein gives rise to the protein MKNIRKTFGLGIIAGALAVAPVALGAGTANADSVNWDAVAACESGGNWAINTGNGYYGGLQFALGTWRGHGGAGMPHQASKSEQIRVAENVLRTQGIGAWPVCGKRG
- a CDS encoding FAD-dependent oxidoreductase translates to MAQSILVVGAGITGLATAIALQRHGYEVSVAEARRDVSPGAGISLWPNALAALDEIGLGEQVRAAGGRVTAGALRWRDGAWLRRPAAERFTRALGEPLVVIRRAVLTEILTGALRPGTVDYELTARDLTLGTSGVRVTFSDGSVREADGVVGADGVDSMVARHLNGALPRRYAGYTAWRAVASCPLDPELSGETLGPGSQVGHVPLGDEHTYWFATQRAPRGQAAPDGELTHLRQHFASWAEPIPALLATTDPEQVLRNDLYDRAAARCWARGPVVIAGDAAHPMRPHLGQGGCQGLEDAAVLGALAARSPDLASAFARFATVRRRRAMAIVRESQLIGRVVNLRPPALGAAAARASVLIPEFALTRHLASIAARGAFTPVR
- a CDS encoding 2-oxoacid:ferredoxin oxidoreductase subunit beta; translated protein: MTDLIGADLGLSEAPLNKNALVPTTDQPQKGKDFTSDQEVRWCPGCGDYVILNTIRNFLPELGLKRENIAFISGIGCSSRFPYYLETYGFHSIHGRAPTIATGLALARPDLSVWVVTGDGDALSIGGNHLIHALRRNMNITILLFNNRIYGLTKGQYSPTSEVGKITKSTPMGSLDYPFNPVSLALGAEATFVGRALDSDRKGLSEVLRGAAEHRGAALVEIMQDCPIFNDGSFDALRKEGAEERLINVSHGEPIKFGTDGEYCVVKSGYGLEVAKTADVAAADIVVHNAEIDDPAYAFALSRLSEQNLDHMVMGIFRKVSRPTYDDAARQQVNTAIESKPHDTAALQSLLRGKDTWTVD
- a CDS encoding S9 family peptidase produces the protein MTAFDDLDDYLALPRVSGLAVSPDGSRVVTTVSRLNDKRTEFLSAIWELDPAGIEPARRLTHGIKGESAPAFTAGGDLLFIAVRPGEDEDKAPAALWRLPASGGEAFEALAMPGGVAGVASARAADATVVTASLLPSSTGVDDDKTRREARKDNKVSAILHTGYPVRHWDHDLGPDQPHLLDAEGPRDLTAAPGAALRETTFDLSADGGFVVTSWQAPGPGTALRVALVRIDRVTGEHTTIAEEPDADLERPAIAPDGSAVAFTRETHSTPTAPPRITLCCMRFGEDTVELTADWDRWPSSVAWTPDSSSLIVTADDGGRGPIFSVDPASGVVTRLTDDDFTYTDVRPAPDGVIYALRSSYAVPAHPIRLDPDGTVTVLPCFDAPELPGMLTELTATAADGTPIRSWLTLPEGDEPAPLVLWIHGGPLGSWNSWHWRWNPWLLTAQGYAVLMPDPGLSTGYGQDFIARGWGSWGDDPFTDLMVATDAACAHPRVDASRTAAMGGSFGGYMANWIAGHTDRFDAIVTHASLWALDQFGPTTDGAYWWAREMTPEMAQRNSPHRFVADIATPMLVIHGDKDYRVPIGEALRLWYELLTCSGLPADEHGESPHRFLYYPTENHWVLAPQHAKIWYQVVTAFLSEHLGGEPVQLPELLG
- a CDS encoding transglycosylase family protein, which encodes MTTRKVLTRAFWVAAMSAGLLFAPLFAATAPAGADTVNWDAIAECESGGNWSTDTGNGHYGGLQFKPATWAAHGGIGSPAAASRSEQIRVAENVLATQGIGAWPKCGPRGGMPAGWAAPSAPTGCQAVRPGAVLGIFDLRRICTTFLDPLAAFGAPR
- a CDS encoding PfkB family carbohydrate kinase; protein product: MSRELVPGVTVLGNLAIDIINGAPPSPGGCASFAGVALQAAGGAGRIVAMGAERDHALFDGLRARFGSMVQILPSESTSSFRLDYDDTDHRHMGVQAIGPMWTAEDIELADPMTTWVHLAPLLRTDFPADTLAALSARGHRVAYDGQGLVRADRLGPLVEDRHFPADLLADIDILKLAEDEAVIVADGPFDPSTAERLGVEEILVTYGSEGCDIYIEGAVQRVPAAWRVLDVQTTGAGDMFTACYVAHRASGHDPKRAAEAASELVARELDKRIHTEAPDLA
- a CDS encoding 2-oxoacid:acceptor oxidoreductase subunit alpha, translated to MGENGNGNGAAPRQKLEKVVIRFAGDSGDGMQLTGDRFTSEAALFGNDLATQPNYPAEIRAPQGTLPGVSSFQIQIADYDILTAGDRPDVLVAMNPAALKANVSDLPRGGLIIANSDEFTKRNLAKVGYDNNPLEDDTLSDYVVTSVAMTTLTLGAVEVIGATKKDGQRAKNMFALGLLSWMYGRELEHSEAFIREKFSRKPDVAEANVLALKAGWNYGETTEAFATTYEVSPAKLKSGEYRQISGNTALAYGIVTAGHLAQIQVVLGTYPITPASDILHELSKHKNFNVLTFQAEDEIAGIGAAIGASYGGALGVTSTSGPGVSLKSEAIGLAVMTELPLIIIDVQRGGPSTGLPTKTEQADLLQALFGRNGESPVAVLAPKSPSDCFDIAVEASRIAVHYHTPVIILSDGAVANGSEPWQIPDISTYPPIEHKFAKSGEPFAPYARDPETLARQFAVPGTPGLEHRIGGLEAANGSGNISYEPKNHDLMVRLRQEKIAGITVPDLEVDDPTGDAELLMLGWGSSYGPIGEACRRARRKGIKVAQAHLRHLNPFPANLGEVLRRYPKVVVPEMNLGQLALLLRGRYLVDVQSVTKVEGMAFLADEVEGIIDAALDGTLGEKEADKAKFAKLAAATIEEPTESNAVGANA
- the mobA gene encoding molybdenum cofactor guanylyltransferase; protein product: MGRDKATLPFDGSTMVERVVAAVSTRCSPVFVIAAPGQPLPELNAQVLRDEVRGVGPLVATGRGLRAAAEAGLDRAFVCAVDMPYLSADLIDAVAEPAERLPADIVLPWDGRDHYLAGVYRTALADQIAVLVADGRRSMRALAESVDTQRIVMPPQRALTNVNTTADLSERSV